In the Elioraea tepida genome, one interval contains:
- a CDS encoding HPr kinase/phosphorylase has translation MQIHATCCARDRADGPAGVLLLGPPGSGKSDLALRLIESGFRLVADDRVDIETTPEGAFASAPAALAGLIEVRGIGILRLGDTVSRARLRLAVTLTPRASQERLPEPAESVLAGHSVPTIMIDPEAPSAVARIRLALDVLEGRAASRCGALGVTPAVSP, from the coding sequence ATGCAGATCCACGCGACATGCTGCGCGCGCGACAGGGCGGACGGGCCGGCCGGCGTGCTGCTGCTCGGCCCCCCGGGCAGCGGCAAGTCCGACCTCGCGCTGAGGTTGATCGAGTCCGGGTTCCGTCTCGTCGCCGACGACCGCGTGGACATCGAGACCACGCCCGAGGGCGCCTTCGCCTCCGCCCCGGCCGCGCTCGCCGGACTGATCGAGGTGCGCGGCATCGGCATCCTGAGGCTTGGCGACACGGTGTCGCGCGCACGCCTCCGCCTTGCCGTCACGCTCACCCCGCGCGCGTCGCAGGAGCGCCTGCCGGAGCCGGCAGAGAGCGTGCTCGCCGGGCACTCGGTTCCGACCATCATGATCGACCCGGAGGCGCCGTCGGCGGTGGCCCGGATCCGGCTCGCGCTCGACGTGCTCGAGGGCCGCGCCGCGAGCCGCTGCGGCGCGCTCGGCGTCACGCCCGCGGTCTCGCCGTGA
- a CDS encoding stimulus-sensing domain-containing protein: MPDTALQAAEATRPPPTRRSRPSRTHGARSLASPLLRRILLVNALPVALLAAALLYLGDYERGLVDAAVSGLRIQAQIYAGAIGESATTVENPEAPSINADLARPLLRRIVEPTPEAQARLFGPGGVLIADSRVLPGPGGTVVTEPLPAPQPPRGLLGRLAKQAHDAAVALLVRGSAYPTIPDGADWMPDLATAFPRIAEGDAPPVLRRTADGRLVISVAVPVSRNRRTVGAIVLTREAHEVDAALFQVRMTILATVALALVVTVGMSVYLAATIARPVRRLARAAERMREGRGRSRSVPRDLVARRDEIGELADALDESATALWARMDAIERFAADVAHEIKNPLTSIRSAIETLRRLDDPERQQRLLSIISEDVQRLDRLISDISDASRVDAELSRTPTEPVDLGPILATLAELHEATRGEGEPRIVVDAPSEGLTVRAVEGRLVQVLRNLIANAVSFSPPNGIIRLIGRQGGGIVEIAVEDEGPGIPEARLEHVFERFYSERPRGEKFGSHSGLGLSISRQIIEALRGTITAENRRGADGRVLGARFVVRLPAA, encoded by the coding sequence ATGCCGGATACCGCGCTGCAGGCGGCCGAGGCGACGAGGCCGCCGCCGACGCGCCGGTCGCGGCCGTCGCGCACGCACGGCGCGCGCAGTCTCGCCTCGCCGCTTTTGCGCCGCATCCTGCTCGTCAACGCCCTGCCGGTGGCGCTGCTTGCGGCGGCGCTTCTCTATCTCGGCGACTACGAGCGGGGTCTCGTCGATGCGGCCGTATCGGGGCTTCGGATCCAGGCGCAGATCTACGCCGGGGCGATCGGCGAGAGCGCCACCACGGTCGAGAACCCCGAGGCGCCCTCGATCAACGCCGATCTCGCCCGGCCGCTGTTGCGTCGTATCGTCGAGCCAACCCCGGAGGCGCAGGCGCGGCTCTTCGGCCCCGGCGGCGTGTTGATCGCCGACAGCCGCGTCCTTCCCGGCCCGGGTGGCACCGTCGTCACCGAGCCCTTGCCGGCGCCGCAGCCGCCGCGCGGCCTGCTCGGCAGGCTCGCCAAACAAGCGCATGACGCTGCGGTGGCCCTGCTCGTGCGCGGCTCGGCCTACCCGACCATCCCCGACGGCGCCGACTGGATGCCCGACCTCGCCACCGCCTTCCCGAGGATCGCCGAGGGCGACGCGCCGCCGGTGCTCCGCCGCACCGCCGACGGGCGCCTCGTCATCTCCGTCGCCGTGCCAGTCAGCCGGAACCGGCGCACGGTCGGCGCGATCGTGCTGACGCGCGAGGCGCACGAGGTGGACGCGGCCCTGTTCCAGGTGCGGATGACGATCCTCGCAACCGTCGCTCTGGCCCTTGTCGTCACGGTCGGCATGTCGGTCTATCTCGCTGCGACGATCGCCCGCCCGGTGCGCCGCCTCGCCCGGGCCGCCGAGCGCATGCGCGAGGGCCGCGGCCGATCTCGCAGCGTGCCGCGCGACCTCGTCGCCCGACGCGACGAGATCGGCGAGCTCGCCGACGCGCTCGACGAGAGCGCCACCGCGCTCTGGGCGAGGATGGACGCGATCGAGCGCTTCGCCGCGGACGTCGCGCACGAGATCAAGAATCCGCTGACCTCGATCCGCAGCGCGATCGAGACTCTGCGCCGGCTCGACGACCCGGAACGGCAGCAGCGACTGCTGTCCATCATCTCCGAGGATGTGCAGCGCCTCGATCGGCTGATCAGCGACATCTCCGACGCGAGCCGGGTGGATGCAGAGCTGTCGCGCACCCCGACCGAGCCGGTCGATCTCGGCCCGATCCTCGCCACGCTCGCCGAGCTGCACGAGGCGACGCGCGGCGAGGGCGAACCACGGATCGTGGTCGACGCGCCTTCAGAGGGGCTGACCGTGCGCGCGGTCGAGGGCAGGCTCGTGCAGGTTCTGCGGAACCTGATCGCCAACGCCGTGAGCTTCAGCCCGCCGAACGGCATCATCCGGCTGATCGGCCGGCAGGGGGGGGGCATCGTTGAGATCGCGGTCGAGGATGAGGGCCCCGGCATTCCGGAGGCGCGTCTCGAGCACGTGTTCGAGCGCTTCTACTCGGAGCGGCCGCGCGGCGAGAAATTCGGCAGCCACTCTGGGCTCGGGCTGTCGATCTCGCGCCAGATCATCGAGGCGCTGCGCGGCACGATCACCGCCGAGAACAGGCGCGGCGCGGACGGTCGGGTCTTGGGCGCGCGCTTCGTGGTCAGGCTGCCGGCGGCGTGA
- a CDS encoding response regulator transcription factor, with translation MPHTIALVDDDRNILTSLQMTLEAEGFQVRTYTDGESALHGITARPVDLAVLDIKMPRMDGLELLQRLRKQSALPVIFLTSKDEEVDELMGLRLGADDYITKPFSQRLVIERIRALLRRNEVARGEGSGTPASGVLTRGSLTLDENRHLCLWKGANVQLTVTEFLLVKALAARPGIVKSRDQLIDAAYGENIYVDDRTIDSHVKRIRKKFRAVDPGFAQIETLYGIGYRFKEE, from the coding sequence ATGCCGCACACCATCGCCCTCGTCGACGACGACCGCAACATCCTCACCTCGTTGCAGATGACGCTCGAGGCGGAGGGGTTCCAGGTGCGAACCTACACCGACGGGGAGAGCGCGCTGCACGGCATCACCGCCAGACCGGTCGATCTCGCGGTGCTCGACATCAAGATGCCGCGCATGGACGGGCTCGAACTGTTGCAACGGCTGCGCAAGCAGTCGGCCCTGCCGGTGATCTTCCTCACCTCGAAGGACGAGGAGGTCGACGAGCTGATGGGCTTGCGGCTCGGCGCCGACGACTACATCACCAAGCCCTTCAGCCAGCGTCTCGTGATCGAGCGGATCCGCGCCCTCTTGCGGCGCAACGAGGTGGCGCGCGGTGAGGGATCGGGCACGCCTGCCTCGGGCGTGCTCACCCGCGGCAGCCTGACGCTCGACGAGAACCGCCATCTCTGCCTCTGGAAGGGGGCCAACGTGCAGCTCACCGTCACCGAGTTCCTGCTCGTGAAGGCGCTCGCCGCCCGGCCCGGGATCGTCAAGAGCCGCGACCAGCTGATCGATGCCGCCTATGGCGAGAACATCTACGTCGACGACCGGACGATCGACAGCCACGTGAAGCGGATCCGCAAGAAGTTCCGCGCCGTGGACCCCGGATTTGCGCAGATCGAGACGCTCTACGGGATCGGCTACCGGTTCAAGGAGGAGTGA
- a CDS encoding HugZ family pyridoxamine 5'-phosphate oxidase, with protein MALDEEARAALARSREAAPWEARRLIRAASEAALATRAGDQPYASLVTPATAPDLSPLLWLSALSPHTRHLAEEPRCALLITGPAPSPNPQTRPRVTLTGIAARVPEAERAALKARWLARHPYAALYADLPDFSLWRMEITEAQFVGGFAMAHRLAASALRPDPDAVQRIAEAEAEIVAHVNQDHPDACAAIACGLLGGAGEGWRLVAVDVDGCDFARGEEVRRLAFEAPVGDADGVRRALILAARAGREALGR; from the coding sequence ATGGCTCTGGATGAGGAGGCAAGGGCGGCGCTCGCACGGTCGCGCGAGGCGGCGCCGTGGGAGGCGCGGCGTCTGATCCGCGCCGCGTCGGAGGCGGCGCTTGCGACGCGCGCGGGCGACCAGCCCTACGCGAGCCTCGTCACTCCGGCCACGGCCCCCGATCTCTCGCCGCTCTTGTGGCTCTCGGCGCTCTCGCCGCACACACGCCACCTCGCCGAGGAGCCGCGCTGCGCTCTCCTGATCACAGGTCCGGCGCCAAGCCCGAACCCGCAGACCCGGCCGCGGGTGACGCTCACCGGCATCGCCGCGAGGGTGCCGGAGGCAGAGCGCGCCGCGCTCAAGGCGCGCTGGCTCGCGCGGCACCCCTATGCGGCGCTCTATGCCGACCTGCCCGATTTCTCGCTCTGGCGCATGGAGATCACGGAGGCGCAGTTCGTCGGCGGCTTCGCCATGGCGCATCGGCTGGCTGCCTCGGCGCTTCGGCCGGACCCGGACGCCGTGCAACGAATCGCCGAGGCGGAGGCCGAGATCGTCGCGCATGTGAACCAGGACCACCCGGACGCCTGCGCGGCGATTGCCTGCGGCCTGTTGGGCGGAGCGGGGGAGGGCTGGCGTCTCGTCGCGGTCGACGTGGACGGGTGCGATTTCGCGCGCGGCGAGGAGGTGCGGCGCCTCGCCTTCGAGGCCCCTGTCGGCGACGCCGACGGCGTGCGGCGCGCCCTGATCCTCGCCGCCCGCGCCGGGCGCGAGGCGCTCGGGCGGTAG
- a CDS encoding thiamine pyrophosphate-requiring protein, which yields MKLGEAIAEIMKREGIEVLLGYPVNHLIEFAAAIDIRPIMVRQERIGLHMADAISRVTSGRKIGAFCMQHGPGAENAYGGVAQCFGESVPVLVLPMGYPRRLAHVAPNFNAAIQMRGVTKSAEPIVLASEVSAVMRRAFSRLRNGRGGPCLVEIPSDMWHEEVGPLDYTPVASTRWGPDPGDVERAAALLAAAKRPVIYAGTGVHWAQAWPQLRALAELLAAPVTTSLGGKSAFPETHPLALGAAGLAVPATVPHFLSRADVILGIGCSFTESNFAVKMPRGPRIIHATLDPDHLSKDVPIELGLVGDAALTLDALLAALADRLEGPRDAAPVAAEIAAVREAWLAEWAEKRDSDASPLSPYRVLRDLWRTVDPANTIITHDAGSPRDQLSPFWVSPTPLSYLGWGKTTQLGYGLGLAMGAKLAAPEKLCINVWGDAAIGFTGMDFETAVRERIPILSVLLNNFSMAIELKVMPISTEKYRSTDISGDYAAMARAFGGHGERVERAADIVPALKRAIAATREGTPALVEFITAKETAVSRIPMPA from the coding sequence GTGAAGCTGGGCGAAGCGATCGCCGAGATCATGAAGCGCGAGGGCATCGAGGTGCTCCTCGGCTACCCGGTGAATCACCTGATCGAATTCGCCGCCGCGATCGACATCCGCCCGATCATGGTGCGGCAGGAGCGGATCGGCCTGCACATGGCGGATGCGATCTCGCGCGTCACCTCGGGGCGGAAGATCGGCGCCTTCTGCATGCAGCACGGGCCGGGCGCGGAGAACGCCTATGGCGGCGTGGCGCAGTGCTTCGGCGAGAGCGTGCCGGTGCTCGTCCTGCCGATGGGCTATCCGCGCCGGCTCGCCCACGTTGCGCCGAACTTCAACGCCGCGATCCAGATGCGCGGCGTGACCAAATCCGCCGAGCCGATCGTTCTCGCCTCCGAAGTCTCGGCCGTGATGCGGCGCGCGTTTTCGCGCCTGCGCAACGGCCGCGGCGGCCCCTGCCTCGTCGAGATCCCCTCCGACATGTGGCACGAGGAGGTCGGGCCGCTCGACTACACACCCGTGGCGTCGACGCGCTGGGGGCCCGATCCCGGCGACGTGGAGCGCGCCGCCGCCCTTCTTGCGGCAGCGAAACGCCCGGTGATCTACGCCGGCACGGGCGTGCACTGGGCGCAGGCCTGGCCGCAGCTTCGGGCTCTCGCCGAGCTTCTCGCCGCGCCGGTCACCACGAGCCTCGGCGGCAAGAGCGCCTTCCCCGAGACGCACCCGCTCGCGCTCGGTGCGGCCGGCCTCGCTGTTCCGGCGACGGTGCCGCATTTCCTCTCCCGCGCCGACGTCATCCTCGGCATCGGTTGCTCGTTCACCGAGAGCAACTTCGCGGTGAAGATGCCGCGCGGCCCGAGGATCATTCACGCGACCCTCGACCCCGACCATTTGAGCAAGGACGTTCCGATCGAGCTCGGTCTCGTTGGCGATGCGGCGCTCACACTCGATGCGCTGCTTGCCGCGCTCGCGGACCGGCTAGAGGGCCCGCGTGACGCCGCTCCCGTGGCAGCAGAGATCGCCGCGGTGCGCGAGGCCTGGCTCGCCGAGTGGGCGGAGAAGCGCGACAGCGACGCAAGCCCGCTCTCGCCCTACCGTGTGCTGCGCGATCTCTGGCGCACCGTCGACCCCGCCAACACCATCATCACCCATGACGCGGGCAGCCCGCGCGACCAGCTCTCGCCCTTCTGGGTGTCGCCCACCCCGCTCTCCTATCTCGGCTGGGGCAAGACGACGCAGCTCGGCTACGGGCTCGGGCTCGCGATGGGCGCCAAACTCGCCGCTCCCGAGAAACTCTGCATCAATGTGTGGGGCGACGCGGCGATCGGCTTCACGGGGATGGACTTCGAGACGGCGGTGCGCGAACGGATCCCGATCCTGTCGGTGCTGCTCAACAACTTCTCCATGGCGATCGAGCTCAAGGTGATGCCGATCTCCACCGAGAAGTATCGGTCGACCGACATCAGCGGCGACTATGCCGCGATGGCGCGCGCCTTCGGCGGCCATGGCGAGCGTGTCGAGCGGGCGGCCGACATCGTGCCGGCGCTCAAGCGCGCGATCGCCGCCACACGCGAGGGAACGCCAGCTCTCGTCGAGTTCATCACCGCCAAGGAGACGGCGGTGTCGCGCATCCCGATGCCGGCCTGA
- a CDS encoding ABC transporter ATP-binding protein produces MATVEVSRVTKFFGSTQVLKDVTVSIDDGEFVVLVGPSGCGKSTLLRLIAGLENITAGTISIGGRVVNTVPPKDRDIAMVFQNYALYPHMTVFENMAFSLKLAGAPKQVMEEEVARAAKILGLGQLLHRYPRQLSGGQRQRVAMGRAIVRNPQVFLFDEPLSNLDAKLRVAMRAEIKELHQRLKVTTIYVTHDQIEAMTMADKIVVMNHGVVEQIGPPLELYDRPANLFVAGFIGSPAMNMFEGRIEDGVFRMEDGTAWPLPPNGSGARSAEVIYGIRPEHLRIDPAGIPAEVQVVEPTGSETQVVLRCGGTSMLGAFRERISARHGEILPVLPEVSFVHLFDRQSGRRI; encoded by the coding sequence ATGGCCACGGTCGAGGTGAGCCGTGTGACCAAGTTCTTCGGCAGCACCCAGGTGCTGAAGGACGTCACCGTGTCGATCGACGATGGCGAGTTCGTCGTGCTCGTCGGCCCCTCGGGCTGCGGCAAGTCGACGCTGTTGCGCCTGATCGCCGGGCTCGAGAACATCACCGCCGGAACGATCTCGATCGGCGGGCGGGTGGTGAACACCGTGCCGCCGAAGGACCGCGACATCGCGATGGTGTTCCAGAACTACGCCCTCTATCCGCACATGACGGTGTTCGAGAACATGGCGTTCTCGCTCAAGCTCGCGGGCGCACCGAAGCAGGTGATGGAGGAGGAGGTCGCGCGGGCGGCGAAGATCCTCGGCCTCGGCCAGCTTCTGCACCGTTACCCGCGCCAGCTCTCGGGCGGGCAGAGGCAGCGCGTGGCGATGGGCCGGGCGATCGTGCGCAACCCGCAGGTGTTCCTGTTCGACGAGCCGCTCTCCAACCTCGATGCCAAGCTGCGCGTGGCGATGCGCGCCGAGATCAAGGAGCTGCACCAGCGGCTGAAGGTGACCACGATCTACGTCACGCACGACCAGATCGAGGCGATGACGATGGCCGACAAGATCGTGGTGATGAACCACGGCGTCGTCGAACAGATCGGCCCGCCGCTCGAGCTCTACGACCGGCCGGCGAACCTGTTCGTCGCGGGCTTCATCGGCAGCCCGGCGATGAACATGTTTGAGGGGCGGATCGAGGACGGCGTGTTCCGCATGGAGGACGGCACCGCCTGGCCGCTGCCGCCGAACGGTTCGGGCGCCCGGTCGGCGGAGGTGATCTACGGCATCCGGCCGGAGCATCTGCGGATCGATCCGGCCGGGATCCCGGCGGAGGTGCAGGTGGTGGAGCCCACCGGGTCGGAGACGCAGGTCGTCCTGCGCTGCGGCGGCACCTCGATGCTCGGCGCGTTCCGCGAGCGGATCTCGGCACGGCACGGGGAGATCCTTCCCGTGCTGCCCGAGGTTTCGTTCGTGCACCTGTTCGACCGGCAGTCGGGCCGGCGGATCTAG
- a CDS encoding ABC transporter substrate-binding protein, which translates to MANIITTRRGTLMLGASAAAAVALGAAPTSAQIQRANVTPPSWPIERGASLRMIRPVRFVQPDEEVFRANCARFTQQTGVEVRVDFVGWEDITQQTAVTANTGAGPDIIIGFNEAPHIYVDKLVELTDVAEYLGARYGGWLPMARRYGTRHNTNTWIGVPFGASGGPLVWRKSAVNEAGYTTPPDDHAGFLDLCRKLRALNKPPGFALGNAVGDGNGFANWLVWSHNGYLVDPDGRVAINSPETIAALEYLKELYPTFIPGTLAWTDISNNRAYAAQELWLTSNGVSLYFALKNDPATAAIAEDTQHTLMPKGKAATSPMAGLTLNAMLFRHSRFPNAAKALIAFLMEAEQYDPWLQANLGYWSQPLANYAESAVWKGDPKVAIFRDVMKSDYWIGYKGPISQASAAANAEYIMVQMCASVASGQATPQQAVREAERRAQRHFRRT; encoded by the coding sequence ATGGCCAATATCATCACCACGCGGCGCGGAACGCTGATGCTCGGCGCCTCGGCTGCGGCCGCGGTCGCTCTCGGCGCCGCGCCGACTTCGGCGCAGATCCAGCGCGCCAATGTCACCCCGCCGTCATGGCCGATCGAGCGCGGCGCGAGCCTGCGCATGATCCGCCCCGTCCGCTTCGTCCAACCCGACGAGGAGGTGTTCCGCGCCAACTGCGCCCGCTTCACGCAGCAGACGGGTGTGGAGGTTCGGGTCGATTTCGTCGGCTGGGAGGACATCACCCAGCAGACGGCGGTGACGGCGAACACCGGCGCCGGCCCAGACATCATCATCGGCTTCAACGAGGCGCCGCACATCTACGTCGACAAGCTGGTCGAGCTCACCGATGTCGCGGAATATCTCGGCGCGCGCTACGGCGGGTGGCTGCCGATGGCGCGTCGCTACGGCACCCGCCACAACACCAACACCTGGATCGGCGTGCCCTTCGGCGCCTCGGGCGGCCCGCTCGTGTGGCGCAAATCAGCCGTCAACGAGGCGGGCTACACGACACCACCCGATGATCACGCAGGCTTCCTCGACCTCTGCCGCAAGCTCCGCGCGCTGAACAAGCCGCCCGGCTTCGCGCTCGGCAACGCCGTCGGCGACGGCAATGGCTTCGCGAACTGGCTCGTGTGGTCGCACAACGGATACCTGGTCGACCCCGACGGGCGGGTGGCGATCAACAGCCCCGAGACGATCGCCGCGCTCGAATACCTCAAGGAGCTCTATCCGACCTTCATTCCCGGAACGCTCGCCTGGACCGACATCTCCAACAACCGCGCCTATGCGGCGCAGGAGCTGTGGCTCACCTCGAACGGCGTCTCGCTCTATTTCGCGCTGAAGAACGACCCGGCGACGGCGGCGATCGCCGAGGACACGCAGCATACGCTCATGCCGAAGGGCAAGGCTGCCACCTCGCCGATGGCGGGGCTCACGCTCAACGCCATGCTGTTCCGCCACAGCCGGTTCCCCAACGCCGCCAAGGCGCTGATCGCCTTCCTGATGGAGGCGGAGCAGTACGACCCGTGGCTTCAGGCGAACCTCGGCTACTGGTCGCAGCCGCTCGCCAATTACGCCGAGAGCGCGGTATGGAAGGGCGACCCGAAGGTGGCGATCTTCCGCGACGTCATGAAGTCGGACTACTGGATCGGCTACAAGGGGCCGATCAGCCAGGCCTCGGCGGCGGCGAACGCCGAATACATTATGGTTCAGATGTGCGCCTCGGTCGCCTCCGGGCAGGCGACGCCGCAGCAGGCGGTACGCGAGGCGGAGCGGCGGGCGCAGCGCCACTTCCGCAGGACCTGA
- a CDS encoding carbohydrate ABC transporter permease, producing METSTTAPLATAPQRWTPVRREQTWLGWLLDFKPFLIVMCLLPAVGLLSVFLTYPLGLGVWLAFTDATIGRRGVWIGLENFEYLFEDPIFWNAVFYSVFYTGVATVGKFALGLWLALLLNQHMPFKSFIRAIILVPWIVPTVLSAIAFWWIYDPQFSIISYVFVDVLGWRDTNIDFISTAWPARWSLIAANIWRGIPFVAISLLAGLQTIPPSLYEAAMLDGATAWQRFRYITVPMIMPILAIVMTFSIIFTFTDFQLVYAITRGGPVNSTHLLATLAFQRGIPAGQLGEGAAIAVSMIPFLVFATLFSYFALARRKWQQGEAND from the coding sequence ATGGAGACATCGACAACGGCCCCGCTCGCCACCGCTCCTCAGCGCTGGACGCCGGTGCGACGGGAGCAGACCTGGCTCGGCTGGCTGCTCGACTTCAAGCCGTTCCTGATCGTGATGTGCCTCCTGCCGGCGGTCGGGCTGCTTTCGGTGTTCCTGACCTATCCGCTTGGCTTGGGCGTCTGGCTCGCCTTCACGGATGCGACGATCGGCCGCCGCGGCGTCTGGATCGGGCTCGAGAATTTCGAATACCTGTTCGAGGACCCGATCTTCTGGAACGCCGTATTCTACTCGGTGTTCTACACGGGGGTGGCGACGGTGGGGAAGTTCGCGCTCGGGCTCTGGCTCGCGCTGCTCCTCAACCAGCACATGCCGTTCAAGAGCTTCATCCGGGCGATCATCCTCGTGCCCTGGATCGTGCCGACGGTGCTGTCCGCGATCGCCTTCTGGTGGATCTATGACCCGCAGTTCTCGATCATCTCCTACGTGTTCGTGGACGTGCTGGGGTGGCGCGACACCAACATCGACTTCATCTCCACCGCGTGGCCGGCACGGTGGTCACTGATCGCGGCGAACATCTGGCGCGGCATCCCGTTCGTTGCGATCTCGCTGCTTGCGGGCCTGCAGACCATCCCGCCCTCGCTCTACGAGGCGGCGATGCTGGATGGAGCGACCGCCTGGCAGCGGTTCCGGTACATCACCGTGCCGATGATCATGCCGATCCTTGCGATCGTGATGACCTTCTCGATCATCTTCACGTTCACCGACTTCCAGCTCGTCTACGCCATCACCCGCGGCGGGCCGGTGAACTCGACGCATCTGCTCGCGACTCTCGCCTTCCAGCGCGGCATCCCCGCGGGCCAGCTTGGCGAAGGCGCGGCGATCGCGGTCAGCATGATTCCGTTCCTCGTGTTCGCCACGCTGTTCAGCTACTTCGCGCTCGCGCGGCGCAAGTGGCAGCAGGGAGAGGCCAATGACTGA
- a CDS encoding carbohydrate ABC transporter permease, with protein MTERALAAEGAPPRPEQGAPERMSWESRQRRFITLYLPLSCFIFILLFPFYWMTVTAFKPNAELMDFKNHNPFWISSPTLDHVYHLLFNTAYPSWFVTTMGVAVGSTFLSLFASTLAAYAIQRLRFKGSHYVGLAIYLAYLVPPSILFIPLATMVVQLGLFDTPFALILVYPTFLVPFCTWLLIGYFKSIPFELEECALIDGATRLQIFRRITLPLAVPGLISAGIFSFTLSWNEFIYALAFIQSSEKKTVPVAILTELVTGDVYQWGALMAGALLGSLPVALVYSFFVDYYVASLTGAVKE; from the coding sequence ATGACTGAGCGGGCCCTCGCCGCCGAAGGCGCGCCGCCGCGGCCCGAGCAGGGCGCGCCGGAGCGGATGTCGTGGGAGAGCCGCCAGAGGCGGTTCATCACCCTCTACCTACCGCTCTCGTGCTTCATCTTCATCCTGCTCTTCCCCTTCTACTGGATGACCGTCACTGCGTTCAAACCGAACGCCGAGCTGATGGACTTCAAGAACCACAACCCGTTCTGGATCTCCTCGCCGACGCTCGACCACGTCTATCACCTCCTGTTCAACACGGCCTACCCGTCCTGGTTCGTCACCACCATGGGGGTCGCGGTCGGTTCGACGTTCCTGTCGCTGTTCGCCTCCACGCTCGCGGCCTATGCGATCCAGCGCTTGCGGTTCAAGGGCAGCCACTATGTCGGGCTTGCCATCTACCTCGCCTATCTCGTTCCGCCCTCGATCCTCTTCATTCCGCTCGCGACGATGGTGGTGCAGCTCGGCCTATTCGACACGCCCTTCGCGCTGATCCTCGTCTATCCCACCTTCCTCGTGCCGTTCTGCACCTGGCTTCTGATCGGCTACTTCAAGTCGATCCCGTTCGAGCTCGAGGAATGCGCGCTGATCGACGGCGCCACACGGCTGCAGATCTTCAGGCGGATCACCCTGCCGCTCGCCGTTCCGGGCTTGATCAGCGCCGGCATCTTCTCGTTCACCTTGTCGTGGAACGAGTTCATCTACGCGCTTGCCTTCATCCAGTCCTCGGAGAAGAAGACCGTTCCGGTCGCGATCCTGACCGAGCTCGTCACGGGCGACGTCTACCAATGGGGTGCGCTGATGGCCGGCGCCCTGCTCGGCTCGCTTCCCGTCGCGCTCGTCTACTCCTTCTTCGTCGACTACTACGTCGCCTCGCTGACGGGAGCGGTGAAGGAGTAG
- a CDS encoding C-terminal binding protein — MARFTILTPAGASFTTSGGGYAYEMEALEGLDAEIVECPPTEEGFIAAAPSADAVYAKGMKFTKRMIDALTKCKIIALGTVGVDYVDVAAATAKGIPVTNCPDTFIEEVADHAMMLLLATHRRAIEQDRMVREGRWSEGRPQLLSVPRLMGLTLGFIGFGRVARAVAKRAAPFGLQMIAYDPFVEELTLSDLGVRPGALSEVLAQSDFVSMHLPDTPLTRGFLKEKHFRQMKPTAIFINTGRGPTVDEAALIRALEEKWIAGAGLDVFEVEPPKPDNPLLAMPHVILSPHNASASSRFDPARKRRVGQELALVLSGRWPMSCVNPTVLPGSGLQRWQPYAMTRGPNS, encoded by the coding sequence GTGGCACGGTTCACCATCCTCACCCCTGCCGGCGCCTCCTTCACCACCTCGGGCGGCGGCTATGCCTACGAGATGGAGGCGCTCGAGGGACTCGATGCCGAGATCGTCGAGTGCCCGCCAACCGAGGAGGGCTTCATCGCCGCGGCCCCTTCGGCCGACGCCGTCTACGCGAAGGGGATGAAGTTCACCAAGCGCATGATCGATGCGTTGACGAAATGCAAGATCATCGCCCTCGGTACCGTCGGCGTCGACTATGTCGATGTCGCGGCCGCCACGGCGAAGGGAATCCCCGTTACCAACTGCCCCGACACCTTCATCGAGGAGGTGGCCGACCATGCGATGATGCTCCTGCTCGCGACGCATCGGCGCGCGATCGAGCAGGACCGGATGGTGCGTGAGGGGCGGTGGAGCGAGGGGCGGCCGCAGCTGCTCTCCGTGCCGCGGCTGATGGGGCTGACGCTCGGCTTCATCGGCTTCGGCCGCGTGGCACGCGCGGTGGCGAAGCGTGCCGCGCCCTTCGGGTTGCAGATGATCGCCTACGACCCGTTCGTCGAGGAGCTCACCCTCTCCGATCTCGGGGTCAGGCCAGGCGCGCTCAGCGAGGTGCTCGCGCAGTCGGATTTCGTCTCGATGCATCTGCCCGACACGCCGCTGACGCGCGGCTTCCTCAAGGAGAAGCACTTCCGGCAGATGAAGCCCACGGCGATCTTCATCAATACCGGCCGCGGGCCGACGGTGGACGAGGCGGCGCTGATCCGCGCTCTCGAGGAGAAGTGGATCGCTGGTGCGGGCCTTGACGTGTTCGAGGTCGAACCGCCGAAGCCCGATAACCCGCTCCTTGCGATGCCGCATGTCATCCTCTCGCCGCACAACGCCTCCGCCTCGTCGCGCTTCGACCCGGCCCGCAAGCGCCGCGTGGGGCAGGAGCTCGCGCTCGTGCTCTCCGGGCGCTGGCCGATGAGCTGCGTCAACCCCACCGTGCTGCCGGGTTCGGGGCTCCAGCGCTGGCAGCCCTATGCGATGACGCGCGGCCCGAACAGCTGA